Proteins encoded within one genomic window of Sphingomonas cannabina:
- a CDS encoding class I SAM-dependent methyltransferase: MALVPAFIRRSSLYLRYGPGALRSRFRDTGRIFSEIYEKNLWGRDTASFYSGPGSRGAAADAYVELVIRYVRDNNIRRIVDLGCGDMVIGSQIARACEHYTGIDVVEDLIAAHQKKLGSEKMRFACLDIARDPLPAGDLCLVRQVFQHLSNAQIKAALDRMLPNFANIIVTEHFPAPAEFKRPNVDMVAAASTRVLLGSAVVLDECPFGVPCQEILTCPAASAESGHEDVHSRGLIRSFLVRT; this comes from the coding sequence ATGGCTTTGGTGCCCGCGTTCATCCGCCGGTCGAGCCTCTATCTTCGCTATGGTCCTGGCGCGCTGCGGTCGCGATTTCGCGATACCGGCAGAATATTCTCCGAGATTTATGAGAAGAATCTTTGGGGGAGGGATACGGCATCCTTCTACTCCGGACCAGGATCGCGGGGCGCAGCGGCGGATGCCTATGTCGAGCTCGTCATCCGATACGTACGGGACAATAATATCCGCCGGATTGTCGATCTCGGATGCGGCGACATGGTCATCGGCAGTCAGATCGCCCGGGCGTGCGAGCATTACACCGGAATCGACGTCGTCGAAGATCTGATCGCTGCGCACCAGAAGAAGCTTGGCTCCGAGAAGATGCGCTTCGCGTGCCTCGACATCGCCCGGGACCCATTGCCGGCCGGAGATCTCTGCCTGGTCCGGCAGGTCTTCCAGCACCTGTCGAATGCCCAGATCAAGGCGGCTCTCGATCGGATGCTTCCCAACTTTGCCAACATCATCGTGACCGAACATTTTCCGGCGCCAGCCGAGTTCAAGCGCCCCAATGTCGACATGGTGGCCGCTGCCTCAACACGGGTCCTGCTCGGTTCGGCGGTGGTGCTCGATGAATGTCCATTCGGTGTACCCTGCCAGGAGATACTCACCTGTCCCGCAGCGAGTGCGGAATCCGGCCACGAAGATGTTCATTCGCGTGGCCTGATCCGCTCATTCCTGGTCCGGACGTAG
- a CDS encoding DUF3761 domain-containing protein has product MIARLALCIACAAVIAAPTDARRERRRQAAPHARIAKPHRPLMRTLRRPLSRVLDGSLFGGAYYRSADGHVVHRPVFEDRRPPGATARCRDGSWSFSHSRRGTCSHHGGVGTWL; this is encoded by the coding sequence GTGATCGCCCGCCTCGCGCTGTGCATTGCCTGCGCCGCCGTGATCGCGGCGCCGACCGATGCGCGGCGCGAGCGCCGCCGCCAGGCTGCGCCGCATGCGAGGATAGCCAAGCCGCACCGCCCGCTCATGCGTACGCTCCGGCGGCCGTTGTCGCGCGTGCTCGATGGATCGCTGTTCGGCGGCGCCTATTATCGCTCCGCCGACGGGCATGTCGTGCACCGGCCCGTGTTCGAGGACCGCCGGCCGCCGGGCGCGACCGCGCGATGCCGTGACGGATCGTGGAGCTTCAGCCACAGCCGCCGCGGCACCTGCTCCCACCATGGCGGCGTCGGGACCTGGCTATGA
- a CDS encoding outer membrane protein encodes MKKHLVAPLAALVLATPAMAQDMGGARVEAHVGYDRVNLDVDYDDGVDQFSGSDGTDGVAYGVEAGYDVVTSGVVLGVYAGLDLASTDYCSEIYGDDEACLKARRNITLGVRAGVPVGPRTLVYAKGGYSNGRVKATYEDFEGILDSGKVSDNLDGFHLGAGVQSGFGKNLYAKLEYVYTNYSGYDIETTDFGASADFDRHQVLLGLGVRF; translated from the coding sequence ATGAAGAAGCATCTCGTTGCGCCGCTCGCGGCGCTCGTTCTCGCGACTCCGGCAATGGCGCAGGACATGGGCGGCGCCCGTGTTGAGGCCCACGTCGGCTATGACCGGGTCAATCTCGACGTCGATTACGACGACGGCGTCGACCAGTTCAGCGGGAGCGACGGCACCGACGGCGTCGCCTATGGCGTCGAGGCCGGCTACGACGTCGTGACCTCCGGCGTCGTGCTTGGCGTCTACGCTGGGCTCGATCTCGCCAGCACCGATTATTGCTCGGAAATCTACGGAGACGACGAGGCCTGCCTCAAGGCGCGCCGCAACATCACGCTCGGCGTGCGCGCCGGCGTGCCGGTCGGCCCGCGCACGCTGGTCTACGCCAAGGGCGGCTATTCCAATGGCCGGGTGAAGGCGACCTACGAGGACTTCGAAGGAATCCTCGACAGCGGCAAGGTGTCCGACAACCTCGATGGCTTCCATCTCGGCGCGGGCGTCCAGTCCGGCTTCGGCAAGAACCTCTATGCCAAGCTCGAGTATGTCTACACCAACTACAGCGGCTATGACATCGAGACGACGGACTTCGGCGCCAGCGCCGACTTCGATCGCCATCAGGTTTTGCTCGGGCTGGGCGTTCGCTTCTGA
- a CDS encoding Crp/Fnr family transcriptional regulator yields the protein MFQTSPLSPMIAKLARRHPLGSTEVDALLALPHRVARLERGSFLVREGDRATHCRVLLSGFVYRHKCTGEGARQIVSIHLKGDLVDLPNVMLDVADDSIQALTEVSVAIVPAEEILALALASPNIAKAMWADTMVDASILREWLINVARHDARQRIAHLICELALRQEAAGVCERLEYYWPLTQEQLGETTGLTSVHVNRTLQKLRAEGLLRTSARQLIVSDWEGLKVAGDFTAGYLHLTPATPSLARAFESA from the coding sequence ATGTTCCAAACTTCCCCTCTCTCGCCGATGATCGCGAAGCTCGCGCGCCGGCACCCGCTCGGCTCAACCGAAGTCGATGCGCTGCTCGCGCTTCCGCACCGCGTCGCGCGCCTCGAGCGGGGCAGCTTCCTGGTGCGCGAGGGCGACCGGGCGACGCATTGTCGCGTGCTGCTCTCCGGCTTCGTCTATCGCCATAAATGCACGGGCGAGGGTGCGCGGCAGATCGTCTCCATCCATCTCAAGGGCGATCTGGTCGACCTGCCCAATGTGATGCTCGACGTCGCCGACGACAGTATCCAGGCCCTGACCGAGGTGAGCGTGGCGATCGTCCCGGCCGAGGAGATTCTCGCGCTCGCGCTGGCCTCGCCCAACATCGCCAAGGCGATGTGGGCGGACACGATGGTCGACGCATCGATCCTGCGCGAGTGGCTGATCAATGTCGCGCGGCACGACGCGCGCCAGCGCATCGCGCACCTGATCTGCGAGCTCGCACTGCGCCAGGAAGCCGCGGGCGTTTGCGAGAGGCTCGAATATTACTGGCCATTGACGCAGGAGCAGCTCGGCGAGACGACGGGGCTTACCTCGGTCCACGTCAACCGGACGCTCCAGAAGCTCCGCGCCGAGGGCCTGCTGAGGACCTCGGCACGCCAGCTGATCGTCTCGGACTGGGAGGGCCTCAAGGTCGCCGGCGATTTCACGGCCGGCTATCTGCATCTCACGCCGGCCACGCCATCGCTCGCCCGCGCCTTCGAGAGCGCGTGA
- a CDS encoding DUF6961 family protein, translating to MTRDEQLWGAALAIERQHAGRAPAYVAERIAAAARAGDPLGIETMTAIAIRLDQLLSEVGERPAQ from the coding sequence ATGACCCGCGACGAGCAGCTCTGGGGCGCCGCGCTGGCGATCGAGCGGCAGCACGCCGGCCGTGCGCCGGCCTATGTCGCCGAGCGGATCGCCGCCGCGGCACGTGCCGGCGATCCGCTCGGTATCGAGACGATGACGGCGATCGCAATCCGGCTCGATCAGCTGCTCAGCGAGGTAGGAGAACGCCCCGCCCAGTGA
- a CDS encoding sigma factor-like helix-turn-helix DNA-binding protein — MDRSDDERRAALRAALDRLPLWPREVYCLSAVEGLGHAAIAARLGIDMGEVERRLAEAIVLIGAQLAASDGRA, encoded by the coding sequence ATGGACCGCAGCGACGACGAGCGCCGCGCGGCGCTCCGCGCCGCGCTCGACCGCCTGCCGCTGTGGCCGCGCGAGGTCTATTGCCTGAGCGCGGTCGAGGGGCTCGGCCATGCCGCGATCGCGGCGCGGCTCGGGATCGATATGGGCGAGGTCGAGCGGCGGCTGGCCGAAGCGATCGTGCTGATCGGCGCACAGCTGGCGGCGAGTGATGGCCGCGCCTGA